The following proteins are encoded in a genomic region of Vigna radiata var. radiata cultivar VC1973A unplaced genomic scaffold, Vradiata_ver6 scaffold_7, whole genome shotgun sequence:
- the LOC106753930 gene encoding CDPK-related kinase 1 isoform X2 encodes MTTAIAIEDVRREVKILRALTGHKNLVQFYDAYEDNDNVYIVMELCKGGELLDKILSRGGKYSEEDARIVMIQILSVVAFCHLQGVVHRDLKPENFLYISTEENSTLKVIDFGLSDYVKPDERLNDIVGSAYYVAPEVLHRSYGTEADMWSIGVIAYILLCGSRPFWARTESGIFRAVLKADPSFDEAPWPSLSADAVDFVKRLLNKDYRKRLTAAQALSHPWLTSHCDDVKIPFDMIIHKLVKAYICSSSLRKSALGALAKTLTLVQLAYLREQFNMLGPNKSGLISMQNFKTGILRSATDASKDSRVLDYVNMVSSIQYRKLDFEEFCAAAISVHQLEGMESWEQHARRAYELFEKEGNRAIMIEELASELGLSPSVPIHVVLQDWIRHSDGKLSFLGFVRLLHGVSSRTFQKA; translated from the exons ATGACAACAGCAATTGCCATAGAGGATGTAAGGAGAGAAGTAAAGATATTGCGAGCTCTGACTGGGCACAAGAATCTGGTGCAATTCTATGATGCCTATGAAGACAACGATAATGTTTATATAGTTATGGA GTTATGCAAAGGAGGTGAACTGCTTGATAAGATTCTTTCCAG GGGTGGAAAGTACTCAGAAGAAGATGCAAGGATTGTTATGATTCAGATATTAAGTGTGGTAGCTTTCTGTCATCTGCAGGGTGTTGTTCACCGTGATCTCAAGCCAGAG AATTTTCTCTATATTTCTACTGAGGAAAATTCCACTCTGAAGGTCATTGATTTTGGACTCTCGGACTATGTGAAGCCAG ATGAAAGGTTGAATGATATTGTTGGAAGTGCATATTATGTAGCTCCTGAAGTTTTGCATAGATCTTATGGGACAGAAGCAGATATGTGGAGCATTGGTGTAATTGCTTATATTCTTTTATGTGGAAGCCGACCCTTTTGGGCAAGGACAGAATCTGGCATATTTCGGGCTGTCCTGAAGGCAGATCCAAGTTTTGATGAAGCCCCTTGGCCATCTTTATCAGCTGATGCAGTAGATTTTGTAAAGAGACTGTTGAACAAAGATTATCGGAAAAGGCTAACTGCAGCTCAGGCTCTCA GTCATCCATGGCTGACGAGTCATTGTGATGATGTGAAGATACCTTTTGATATGATAATCCACAAGCTTGTTAAAGCTTATATATGCTCATCTTCTTTACGCAAATCAGCATTAGGG GCTCTTGCAAAGACATTAACATTAGTGCAGCTAGCATATCTGAGAGAACAGTTCAACATGTTAGGGCCAAACAAAAGCGGGTTAATCTCCATGCAGAACTTCAAGACG GGTATTTTGAGGAGTGCCACCGATGCCTCAAAGGATTCAAGGGTCTTAGATTATGTTAACATG GTTAGTTCAATCCAATATCGGAAATTAGATTTTGAGGAATTTTGTGCTGCTGCTATAAGTGTCCATCAACTAGAGGGAATGGAGAGCTGGGAGCAACATGCAAGGCGTGCCTATGAGTTGTTTGAAAAGGAAGGAAATAGAGCAATTATGATTGAAGAGCTAGCCTCG GAACTTGGTCTTAGCCCTTCAGTACCAATTCATGTGGTACTGCAAGATTGGATAAGACACTCAGATGGGAAGCTGAGCTTCTTGGGGTTTGTTAGACTCCTCCATGGGGTTTCTTCTCGCACATTTCAGAAGGCTTGA
- the LOC106753930 gene encoding CDPK-related kinase 7 isoform X1, with the protein MGLCHGKPVETSRSEGGHHVFPGEKEVVVAASPKTSTKGSKFPFYSPSPLPSLFKNSPANSSVSSTPLRLFKRPFPPPSPAKHIRALLARRHGSVKPNEASIPEGSECEVGLDKSFGFSNHFHTHYELGPEVGRGHFGYTCSAKGRKGTFKGHDVAVKVIPKSKMTTAIAIEDVRREVKILRALTGHKNLVQFYDAYEDNDNVYIVMELCKGGELLDKILSRGGKYSEEDARIVMIQILSVVAFCHLQGVVHRDLKPENFLYISTEENSTLKVIDFGLSDYVKPDERLNDIVGSAYYVAPEVLHRSYGTEADMWSIGVIAYILLCGSRPFWARTESGIFRAVLKADPSFDEAPWPSLSADAVDFVKRLLNKDYRKRLTAAQALSHPWLTSHCDDVKIPFDMIIHKLVKAYICSSSLRKSALGALAKTLTLVQLAYLREQFNMLGPNKSGLISMQNFKTGILRSATDASKDSRVLDYVNMVSSIQYRKLDFEEFCAAAISVHQLEGMESWEQHARRAYELFEKEGNRAIMIEELASELGLSPSVPIHVVLQDWIRHSDGKLSFLGFVRLLHGVSSRTFQKA; encoded by the exons ATGGGGCTGTGTCACGGAAAACCCGTTGAAACCTCACGAAGTGAAGGTGGGCACCACGTTTTCCCCGGCGAGAAAGAGGTGGTGGTGGCAGCGAGTCCCAAAACCTCCACGAAAGGTTCAAAGTTTCCGTTTTACAGCCCAAGCCCGTTGCCGAGCCTGTTCAAGAACTCGCCGGCGAACTCTAGTGTGAGTTCGACTCCTCTGCGGCTCTTCAAGCGGCCCTTTCCGCCTCCGTCGCCGGCGAAGCACATTCGAGCCTTACTGGCCCGCCGCCACGGCTCTGTCAAGCCCAATGAAGCCTCCATCCCAGAAGGGAGTGAGTGTGAGGTTGGGCTCGACAAGAGCTTCGGCTTCTCCAACCACTTCCACACTCACTATGAGCTTGGGCCAGAAGTGGGCCGTGGTCACTTTGGCTACACTTGCTCTGCCAAGGGAAGAAAGGGCACCTTCAAGGGTCATGATGTTGCTGTCAAAGTCATTCCAAAGTCAAAG ATGACAACAGCAATTGCCATAGAGGATGTAAGGAGAGAAGTAAAGATATTGCGAGCTCTGACTGGGCACAAGAATCTGGTGCAATTCTATGATGCCTATGAAGACAACGATAATGTTTATATAGTTATGGA GTTATGCAAAGGAGGTGAACTGCTTGATAAGATTCTTTCCAG GGGTGGAAAGTACTCAGAAGAAGATGCAAGGATTGTTATGATTCAGATATTAAGTGTGGTAGCTTTCTGTCATCTGCAGGGTGTTGTTCACCGTGATCTCAAGCCAGAG AATTTTCTCTATATTTCTACTGAGGAAAATTCCACTCTGAAGGTCATTGATTTTGGACTCTCGGACTATGTGAAGCCAG ATGAAAGGTTGAATGATATTGTTGGAAGTGCATATTATGTAGCTCCTGAAGTTTTGCATAGATCTTATGGGACAGAAGCAGATATGTGGAGCATTGGTGTAATTGCTTATATTCTTTTATGTGGAAGCCGACCCTTTTGGGCAAGGACAGAATCTGGCATATTTCGGGCTGTCCTGAAGGCAGATCCAAGTTTTGATGAAGCCCCTTGGCCATCTTTATCAGCTGATGCAGTAGATTTTGTAAAGAGACTGTTGAACAAAGATTATCGGAAAAGGCTAACTGCAGCTCAGGCTCTCA GTCATCCATGGCTGACGAGTCATTGTGATGATGTGAAGATACCTTTTGATATGATAATCCACAAGCTTGTTAAAGCTTATATATGCTCATCTTCTTTACGCAAATCAGCATTAGGG GCTCTTGCAAAGACATTAACATTAGTGCAGCTAGCATATCTGAGAGAACAGTTCAACATGTTAGGGCCAAACAAAAGCGGGTTAATCTCCATGCAGAACTTCAAGACG GGTATTTTGAGGAGTGCCACCGATGCCTCAAAGGATTCAAGGGTCTTAGATTATGTTAACATG GTTAGTTCAATCCAATATCGGAAATTAGATTTTGAGGAATTTTGTGCTGCTGCTATAAGTGTCCATCAACTAGAGGGAATGGAGAGCTGGGAGCAACATGCAAGGCGTGCCTATGAGTTGTTTGAAAAGGAAGGAAATAGAGCAATTATGATTGAAGAGCTAGCCTCG GAACTTGGTCTTAGCCCTTCAGTACCAATTCATGTGGTACTGCAAGATTGGATAAGACACTCAGATGGGAAGCTGAGCTTCTTGGGGTTTGTTAGACTCCTCCATGGGGTTTCTTCTCGCACATTTCAGAAGGCTTGA